The Candidatus Methylacidiphilales bacterium genome has a window encoding:
- a CDS encoding ABC transporter permease subunit: MTLIKYVVIRILLMIPTLFGVISITFLIIQFVPGGPVEHYLAMQKLNATGEVSTALTSKNKVIEYQTISEEQVEAIKKIYGFDQPLLTRYAATVKNLILFDFGVSYYQQGSVASVILTKLPVSISLGVWTFLLTYLFAIPLGISKAIRAGSVFDNASTTLLLIMYSVPGFILAIALIALFGGGGALPLFPLRGITSDNWEELTMIGKLLDYLWHIFLPIVCLSLSGFAFISLLTKNSILDEVEKQYVLIARAKGLTESKVFYRHLLPNASIPILTGFPTQFLFAFFSGNLLIEIIFSLDGLGLLGYEAAINRDYPILLALIFLFSIVALVGKLITDILYIIVDPRINFNSHK, translated from the coding sequence ATGACACTAATTAAGTATGTGGTAATTCGTATTTTATTAATGATTCCAACTTTGTTTGGAGTAATATCCATAACATTTTTGATAATACAATTTGTTCCAGGCGGCCCTGTCGAACATTATCTAGCAATGCAAAAGTTGAACGCCACAGGCGAAGTTTCTACCGCACTAACTTCTAAAAATAAAGTTATTGAATACCAAACTATAAGTGAAGAACAAGTTGAAGCCATTAAAAAAATATATGGATTTGATCAACCTTTATTAACTCGCTACGCAGCAACGGTAAAAAATTTAATTTTATTTGATTTTGGAGTATCTTATTATCAACAGGGTTCTGTCGCTTCTGTGATTCTTACGAAGCTACCTGTCTCAATTAGTTTGGGTGTGTGGACTTTCTTACTTACCTATTTATTTGCAATCCCTTTAGGAATTTCTAAAGCAATTCGTGCTGGATCTGTGTTCGACAACGCTAGCACAACTTTATTGCTTATCATGTATTCAGTTCCGGGATTTATTCTAGCGATTGCTCTTATTGCGTTATTTGGAGGAGGGGGAGCGCTACCGTTATTTCCTTTAAGAGGAATCACATCAGATAACTGGGAAGAGTTAACCATGATAGGTAAGCTCCTTGACTATCTTTGGCATATCTTTCTTCCTATTGTATGTTTGTCGTTATCGGGCTTTGCTTTTATTTCTTTGTTAACTAAAAATTCAATTTTAGATGAAGTTGAAAAACAATATGTTTTAATTGCAAGAGCAAAAGGTTTAACAGAGTCTAAAGTATTTTATAGACATTTACTTCCAAATGCATCTATTCCGATTTTAACTGGTTTTCCAACTCAATTTTTATTTGCATTTTTTTCTGGTAATTTACTCATTGAAATAATATTCTCACTTGATGGGTTAGGGTTGTTGGGTTATGAGGCAGCCATTAATAGAGATTATCCCATACTACTTGCACTCATCTTTCTTTTTTCTATCGTTGCATTAGTGGGAAAGCTTATTACCGATATTCTGTATATAATAGTCGATCCAAGAATAAATTTTAATAGTCACAAATAA
- a CDS encoding extracellular solute-binding protein, producing the protein MKNLLFLCYLFVCWQSALANYFIAISSTPKYQLNDTKFSYVQKNINTIGAVSLPAIGYFDSLYPFALKNQGAMASDYLLYDTLFSQSMDEPLVAYGLIAKSVSISEDEKKVVFTLNPNATFSDGSRITADDVVASYKILVSSGSHPRYINYYKDILAVQSNALHTVEFILRNKNPELPFIIATTIPIFSKQWIADGVVSTLSNKQPISSGAYLVDKYQFGKFIVYKRNENYWARSLLVRNGMFNFSKITFKYFKDPTIALQALQSGDIDWISESNSKRWATAYNRGGFITSSLVAREFHYDNNAGMQGFSFNLRKLKFQNKNVRKAIALLFDFEWANRHLFYNQYVRSASYFSNSIFGAKSNIQIPESIKNEFGNEVLYDSAYYEKILSSDFENRLKESLRLMEDAGVKSMNIELPLVQGGFERILHRYAYYLSLIGVTLRYKVYDFALYQQKINKFDYDMLVVTFPSGERPGNELYNYFHSKSVNIEGQDNYTGISNTTVDRLIDIVVRSNNSSALLKSTNLLDRVLMSQWLVVPNWYLNYHRVAYSSSLKHPSVLPKYYNALEWMLTTWWIEK; encoded by the coding sequence ATGAAGAATTTATTATTTTTATGCTATCTTTTCGTATGTTGGCAAAGTGCACTTGCTAATTATTTTATAGCAATAAGTAGCACGCCAAAATACCAATTAAATGATACAAAATTTTCTTATGTTCAAAAGAATATTAATACTATTGGCGCAGTCTCTCTTCCAGCAATTGGATATTTTGATAGCTTATACCCGTTTGCATTAAAGAACCAAGGCGCGATGGCTTCTGATTACTTGCTTTATGATACCTTGTTTTCTCAAAGCATGGATGAGCCTTTAGTAGCTTATGGCCTGATTGCTAAGTCTGTCTCAATAAGTGAAGATGAAAAAAAAGTTGTTTTTACACTTAATCCTAACGCAACTTTTAGCGATGGTTCTAGAATTACTGCTGACGACGTGGTTGCATCATATAAAATTTTAGTCTCTTCAGGATCACATCCTAGGTACATTAATTATTATAAAGATATTTTGGCTGTGCAATCAAATGCTTTGCATACGGTCGAATTTATACTTCGTAATAAAAATCCCGAATTACCATTCATCATAGCGACTACTATACCTATTTTTTCTAAGCAATGGATTGCTGATGGAGTAGTGAGCACATTATCAAACAAACAACCAATTAGTTCAGGTGCGTATCTTGTCGATAAGTATCAATTTGGTAAATTTATTGTTTATAAAAGAAACGAGAACTATTGGGCTCGATCATTGCTAGTTAGGAACGGCATGTTTAATTTCTCTAAAATTACATTCAAGTATTTTAAGGACCCAACCATTGCGTTACAAGCCTTACAATCTGGCGATATTGATTGGATAAGTGAATCTAATTCAAAAAGATGGGCTACCGCATATAATCGAGGAGGATTTATCACAAGTTCGTTAGTTGCTAGAGAGTTCCATTATGATAACAATGCAGGCATGCAAGGGTTTAGTTTTAATTTACGAAAATTAAAATTTCAAAATAAAAATGTCCGAAAAGCAATTGCGTTGTTATTTGATTTTGAATGGGCAAATCGACATCTTTTTTATAATCAGTATGTTAGATCTGCTAGTTATTTTAGTAACAGTATATTTGGTGCAAAATCAAATATTCAAATCCCAGAATCAATAAAAAATGAATTTGGCAATGAAGTATTGTATGATTCTGCGTATTATGAAAAAATACTTTCTTCAGATTTTGAAAACAGACTCAAAGAATCTTTACGACTAATGGAAGATGCAGGAGTAAAAAGCATGAATATTGAATTACCACTTGTGCAAGGTGGTTTTGAGAGAATACTTCACCGTTATGCGTATTATTTATCACTTATTGGTGTAACGCTTCGATATAAAGTTTATGATTTTGCTCTCTATCAGCAAAAAATAAATAAATTTGACTATGATATGCTTGTAGTTACTTTTCCATCTGGCGAGCGACCGGGTAATGAGTTGTATAACTATTTTCACTCCAAATCTGTAAATATTGAAGGTCAGGATAATTATACCGGTATAAGCAATACGACTGTAGACAGATTAATCGATATTGTGGTTAGGTCGAATAATTCTTCGGCACTTCTAAAATCTACAAATTTACTTGATCGTGTGCTTATGAGTCAATGGTTGGTTGTACCCAACTGGTATTTAAATTATCATCGGGTTGCCTATTCCAGTTCACTTAAACATCCTAGTGTGTTACCTAAATATTATAATGCGTTAGAATGGATGCTTACAACTTGGTGGATTGAGAAATGA
- a CDS encoding SurA N-terminal domain-containing protein, with protein sequence MERWKKFFSIFVITIVLIPFTFWGVYGYFDYNFQEGIIGKINGKKITLSDLKETQSEILSQVISNNQGKIPDELQDPKKLESLALAGLMDKLLFEFAADKFNMNITDEYLKESVEKIPNFQTDGKFDYAKFNSFIIESGLTIESFVNRYKNLIKKEQITKTLTKSELPNNWEIKHLIKLLNEKRNTTLYFISAKNLIADVEPSEKELQDYYLKYSEKFKTKESLDVKYVVLNKDELTKNVQMPSEEEIKEFYKINFANQELVQKRKAAHILLTLPKSEKNEEEVINKLQSIKKNTNSLAEFNKIAATISEDIATKNMGGDLGWLGKGDTDPDFEKSLFSLTLQNPISNVIKSQFGYHLIYLENIKNGQVAPLDEMRQQILLSLIDERKSNIYAEKLDLLQKMLQKTSQNLEIIASSFNGNLLKTNSMDYSKGDGHFTNNILRKQAFNLAKTNPQGMSEIVTLSDDSVMVYQINNYSPSYIPKLDMVKNEVIVAWKYEKATLAASKLADEKLSKINQPSVEIKIIENILSSNIIKIGDIAVYRLNPQLQLPDDFFNVLYQLNAKGDKSKYYKFALPQGDVLIYNYHDISLPSEQWVSDIFTIKNPKDYLEKLRNKKDPTKDETEIAFTLQSITVFENLIQSVGIDSLGNYLRDNAEVVLKPEYEKLLNTN encoded by the coding sequence TTTTTCTCAATTTTTGTAATTACAATAGTATTAATTCCTTTTACTTTTTGGGGGGTTTATGGTTATTTTGACTATAACTTTCAAGAGGGTATTATTGGAAAAATAAACGGCAAAAAAATCACTTTATCTGATTTAAAAGAAACCCAGTCTGAAATATTGTCCCAAGTTATTTCAAACAATCAAGGTAAAATTCCTGATGAATTACAAGACCCTAAAAAACTTGAGTCCTTAGCGTTGGCAGGGTTAATGGATAAATTATTATTTGAGTTTGCCGCAGATAAATTTAATATGAACATTACCGATGAATACTTAAAAGAGTCAGTTGAGAAAATACCTAACTTTCAAACAGATGGAAAATTTGATTATGCAAAATTTAACAGTTTTATTATTGAAAGTGGGCTAACGATTGAATCTTTTGTTAACCGATATAAAAATTTAATAAAAAAAGAACAAATTACAAAAACTTTAACCAAATCAGAATTACCAAACAATTGGGAAATTAAACATTTAATTAAATTATTAAATGAAAAAAGAAACACAACCTTATACTTTATTTCTGCAAAAAATTTAATTGCTGATGTCGAACCTTCTGAAAAAGAATTGCAAGATTACTATTTAAAATATTCTGAAAAATTTAAAACAAAAGAATCGCTTGATGTTAAGTATGTGGTGCTAAATAAAGACGAACTTACAAAAAATGTTCAAATGCCCAGCGAAGAAGAAATCAAAGAATTTTATAAAATAAATTTTGCCAATCAAGAACTTGTGCAAAAACGAAAAGCAGCTCATATTTTATTAACCTTACCTAAAAGCGAGAAAAACGAAGAGGAAGTTATTAATAAATTACAATCCATAAAAAAGAATACTAATTCGTTAGCTGAATTTAACAAAATAGCAGCTACTATATCTGAAGATATCGCAACTAAAAATATGGGCGGCGATCTTGGTTGGCTTGGTAAAGGCGACACAGATCCTGATTTTGAAAAATCACTTTTCTCTTTAACTTTACAAAATCCAATAAGTAATGTGATAAAGTCGCAATTTGGTTATCATTTAATTTATTTAGAAAATATTAAAAATGGGCAAGTAGCTCCACTAGATGAAATGAGACAACAAATTTTATTATCTTTGATTGATGAACGGAAAAGCAATATCTATGCTGAAAAATTAGATTTATTACAAAAAATGCTACAAAAGACATCTCAAAATCTAGAAATCATCGCATCTTCATTTAATGGCAATCTATTAAAAACTAATTCTATGGATTACAGCAAAGGGGACGGTCATTTCACTAACAACATTTTAAGAAAACAGGCTTTTAATTTAGCAAAAACGAACCCTCAAGGCATGAGTGAAATTGTAACCTTATCTGATGATTCGGTAATGGTTTATCAAATAAATAATTATTCACCGTCGTATATTCCTAAATTAGATATGGTTAAAAATGAAGTAATTGTCGCTTGGAAATATGAAAAAGCTACTTTAGCCGCATCTAAACTTGCAGACGAAAAGCTGAGTAAAATAAATCAACCATCTGTAGAAATTAAAATTATTGAAAATATACTAAGTAGTAATATTATTAAAATTGGTGATATTGCTGTGTATCGACTCAATCCTCAATTACAATTACCAGATGATTTTTTTAATGTACTTTACCAACTTAATGCCAAAGGAGATAAATCAAAGTATTATAAATTTGCCCTACCACAAGGTGATGTTTTGATTTATAACTACCATGATATAAGTCTGCCAAGTGAACAATGGGTTTCAGATATTTTTACGATTAAAAACCCTAAAGATTATTTAGAAAAATTGAGAAATAAAAAAGATCCTACCAAGGATGAGACTGAGATTGCTTTCACCTTACAATCTATAACTGTTTTTGAAAACTTAATTCAAAGTGTTGGTATTGATTCCCTTGGGAATTATTTGCGTGATAACGCGGAGGTAGTTTTAAAGCCCGAGTATGAAAAATTGTTAAATACTAACTAA
- a CDS encoding ABC transporter permease subunit, whose protein sequence is MDRKNLFQKFRKNKYALGASIIVLLLLFFSLLSELLCNDKPIVVYYQGSLFFPVYIHYEPSTFLLNYKEIDYQSEQVKSLWQQNGNWVIYPPIKFSYNSVNNLNNNPFPSPPSSINFLGTDDRGRDVLARILYGVRLNILFALAVTIVSALIGVFLGAVQGYAGGKYDLIIQRCIEVWSALPELYILLLASTLFDSSLLILFIILSLFSWISFNDYARAEFLRIKQKEYVLAAKSLGLSHIKIIMRHILPNTLIPIITLFPFRLGATLLALTSLDFLGLGVGDSYPSLGELLNQARGHIDAWWLSATSFTVLLIFLVSFVFIGEGIRDVFKDDSQQSN, encoded by the coding sequence ATGGATCGGAAAAATTTATTTCAGAAATTTAGAAAGAATAAATACGCTCTCGGCGCCAGTATTATTGTTTTACTACTATTATTTTTTAGTTTACTTTCCGAATTACTATGCAATGATAAACCTATTGTAGTCTATTATCAAGGCTCTCTATTTTTTCCAGTTTATATTCATTATGAACCAAGTACGTTTTTATTGAATTATAAAGAAATCGATTATCAAAGTGAGCAGGTAAAGTCACTTTGGCAACAAAATGGCAACTGGGTGATATATCCTCCAATTAAATTTTCTTATAATTCAGTAAATAATTTAAATAATAATCCTTTCCCATCACCACCATCAAGTATAAACTTTCTTGGAACTGATGATCGAGGGAGGGATGTGCTTGCGAGAATTTTATATGGTGTGAGATTAAACATATTATTTGCATTAGCAGTTACTATAGTATCAGCGCTTATCGGGGTATTCTTAGGTGCTGTACAAGGATACGCAGGAGGTAAGTATGATCTAATTATTCAGAGATGCATTGAAGTGTGGTCTGCGCTTCCAGAGCTGTATATATTGTTGTTAGCGTCCACATTATTTGATTCATCATTATTGATTTTATTTATAATTCTTTCCCTTTTTTCTTGGATTAGTTTTAATGATTATGCCAGAGCAGAGTTTCTAAGAATTAAACAAAAAGAATATGTACTTGCAGCCAAATCTTTAGGTCTTAGTCATATCAAAATCATAATGAGACATATACTTCCAAATACTTTGATTCCTATAATTACTCTCTTCCCATTTAGGCTTGGAGCAACTTTATTGGCACTTACCAGTTTAGATTTTCTGGGTTTGGGGGTGGGTGATTCGTACCCAAGTCTAGGTGAGTTGTTAAATCAAGCCAGAGGGCATATAGATGCTTGGTGGTTAAGCGCAACGTCGTTTACTGTGTTATTAATTTTTTTAGTTTCATTTGTGTTTATTGGTGAAGGAATTCGGGATGTATTTAAAGATGACTCACAACAATCTAATTAA
- a CDS encoding enoyl-ACP reductase: MLHDKVIVITGVANQRSIAYGVAHACARHGATLIVVIQSERFKSRAEELILQCGKYHNKKHTIFICDAAYDDQLQQLSLDIASITERIDVFVHSIAFANRDEIKGAFHDVTTRSGFLLAHDISSYTLVAFSKFLLPLLKKSQSASIITMTYYGSEKVIPNYNVMGVAKASLEACVRYLAASLGSDGVRVNALSPGPIQTLAASGITGLSKMIQATKENSPLKKSLTIEDVGNVAVFLASDLSQAISGEIIHVDNGSHCMGINIKNDDNRSDIS, translated from the coding sequence ATGTTACATGATAAAGTAATCGTTATCACAGGTGTTGCAAATCAAAGATCAATTGCCTACGGAGTAGCTCATGCATGCGCTAGACATGGCGCCACACTTATCGTTGTTATTCAAAGTGAAAGATTCAAATCAAGGGCTGAAGAATTAATTCTTCAGTGCGGTAAATATCACAATAAAAAACATACAATTTTTATTTGTGACGCTGCTTATGACGATCAATTACAACAATTAAGTCTTGACATTGCAAGTATTACAGAACGTATTGATGTATTTGTCCATTCTATCGCATTTGCTAATAGAGATGAAATAAAAGGGGCATTTCATGATGTCACAACTAGAAGTGGTTTTCTTCTCGCGCATGATATCAGTTCATACACACTTGTAGCATTTTCAAAATTCTTATTACCCCTATTAAAGAAATCTCAATCAGCAAGTATAATTACAATGACATACTATGGATCTGAAAAAGTTATACCTAACTACAATGTTATGGGCGTGGCCAAAGCTTCACTTGAGGCTTGCGTTCGATATCTTGCAGCATCACTTGGTAGTGATGGGGTACGAGTAAATGCCCTCTCACCAGGTCCAATACAAACATTAGCGGCTTCAGGCATTACCGGACTTAGCAAAATGATTCAAGCAACAAAAGAAAACTCACCGTTAAAAAAATCACTTACTATTGAAGATGTCGGTAATGTTGCCGTATTTCTAGCCTCCGATCTTTCTCAAGCAATTAGTGGTGAAATAATTCATGTTGATAATGGATCGCATTGCATGGGAATCAACATCAAAAATGATGACAATAGATCAGATATTAGTTAG